Proteins encoded by one window of Planktothrix tepida PCC 9214:
- a CDS encoding sodium:solute symporter family transporter: MSTTLGQFNPVAITFFLLFVVASLGITYWASTHTKSAAQFYTAGGQISGFQNGLALAGDFMSAASFLGIAGLVALNGFDGLIYSIGFLVGWPIVMFLIAEPLRNLGTYTFADVVAYRMRQTPVRIASAIGTLAVVSFYLIAQMVGAGNLIKLLFGMEYELAVMIVGGVMLAYVIFGGMMATTWVQIIKAFLLLGGAVLLTILVLSKFGFNPLNLFAAASQKYGPEVLAPGKQVANPLDAISLGMSLMFGTAGLPHILMRFYTVPDARAARKSVMYATWFIGFFYLLTFILGFGAMTLLGREQIQSIDKGGNMAAPMLAEVLGGNVLLGFIAAVSFATILAVVAGLTLSGAAALSHDLWVNVVRGGSADETEQLKVARGATMFLGALAIILGIVFKGQNVAYMVGLAFAIAASGNFPALLMSILWRRFTTNGAVASMITGTLTSLFLIYLSPTIQIDLLKHTEAIFPLKNPGLITIPLSFAVGIIVSLLKSDRQAFTKFAEVEQLIHISDLQFPSTLPAQDIDVEL; the protein is encoded by the coding sequence ATGTCAACGACTCTCGGACAATTTAACCCCGTCGCTATTACATTTTTCCTGCTGTTTGTTGTTGCTTCTTTAGGGATTACTTATTGGGCTTCTACTCATACCAAAAGTGCAGCACAGTTTTACACTGCCGGCGGACAAATTAGTGGATTTCAAAATGGTTTAGCTCTCGCTGGCGATTTTATGAGTGCGGCGAGTTTTTTAGGAATAGCAGGTTTAGTCGCCCTTAATGGTTTTGATGGCTTAATTTACTCCATCGGCTTTTTAGTGGGGTGGCCGATTGTCATGTTTTTAATTGCCGAACCCCTGCGAAATTTAGGAACCTATACTTTTGCAGATGTAGTTGCCTATCGGATGCGTCAAACTCCGGTGAGAATTGCATCAGCAATTGGTACTTTAGCAGTGGTTAGTTTTTACTTAATTGCCCAAATGGTGGGGGCAGGTAATTTAATTAAATTACTGTTCGGCATGGAATATGAATTAGCCGTGATGATTGTCGGTGGTGTGATGTTAGCCTATGTCATTTTTGGGGGCATGATGGCAACCACCTGGGTACAAATTATCAAGGCTTTTTTGTTATTAGGGGGTGCGGTATTATTAACGATTTTGGTCTTATCCAAATTTGGCTTTAATCCCCTTAATTTATTTGCCGCCGCTTCCCAAAAATATGGGCCGGAAGTATTAGCTCCGGGGAAACAAGTTGCTAATCCTTTAGATGCCATTTCTTTAGGGATGTCTTTAATGTTTGGGACAGCAGGATTACCGCATATTTTAATGCGTTTTTATACTGTACCCGACGCCAGAGCCGCCCGCAAATCTGTCATGTATGCGACTTGGTTTATTGGCTTCTTTTATCTGCTGACGTTTATCCTTGGCTTTGGGGCGATGACCTTATTAGGTCGAGAGCAAATTCAAAGCATTGATAAAGGGGGAAATATGGCAGCCCCGATGTTAGCAGAAGTTTTAGGAGGAAACGTTTTATTAGGGTTTATTGCGGCGGTTTCTTTTGCAACCATTTTAGCGGTTGTGGCGGGATTAACCCTTTCTGGTGCGGCAGCTTTATCCCATGATTTATGGGTGAATGTGGTGCGGGGCGGTTCTGCGGATGAAACAGAACAATTAAAAGTTGCTCGTGGCGCCACAATGTTTTTAGGGGCTTTAGCAATTATTTTGGGAATCGTTTTTAAAGGACAAAATGTTGCCTATATGGTGGGTTTAGCTTTTGCGATCGCAGCTAGTGGTAATTTCCCGGCTTTATTGATGTCAATTTTATGGCGACGATTTACCACAAATGGTGCTGTTGCGAGTATGATTACCGGAACACTGACTTCTTTGTTTTTGATTTATTTGTCTCCCACCATTCAAATCGATTTACTCAAACATACAGAAGCCATTTTTCCGCTTAAAAACCCCGGTTTAATCACCATTCCGTTATCATTTGCCGTAGGAATTATTGTTTCTTTGCTAAAAAGCGATCGCCAAGCTTTTACAAAATTTGCAGAAGTTGAGCAATTGATTCATATTAGCGATTTACAATTTCCCTCCACCTTACCCGCCCAGGATATCGATGTAGAATTGTAG
- a CDS encoding DUF485 domain-containing protein, which produces MDDRDKILTQLAEERWRVSLALTLAMMFIYFGFILLVAFNKSLMGSLIIPGLSWGILLGALVIISAWVLIYLYVRWTNNYYDRKIEDIVKD; this is translated from the coding sequence ATGGACGATAGAGACAAAATATTAACTCAACTCGCTGAAGAACGATGGCGAGTTTCTTTGGCATTAACATTAGCCATGATGTTCATTTACTTTGGATTTATCTTGCTAGTGGCCTTTAATAAGTCCTTAATGGGTTCTTTAATTATACCCGGTTTAAGTTGGGGCATTTTGTTAGGTGCTTTAGTGATTATTTCAGCCTGGGTATTAATTTACCTGTATGTGCGTTGGACGAATAACTATTACGATCGCAAAATTGAAGACATTGTTAAGGATTAA
- a CDS encoding DUF938 domain-containing protein, translating to MNISNNSRQYAPATERNQQPILEVLKQVLPPTGTILEIASGTGQHAVFFAPQLQPRKWLPSEVNPILRESILAWQTDCPSDNLFPPLELDVQKSTWLVEDPDLKCLAEFPITAIVNINMIHISPWSACLGLMAGANRILPSGGILYLYGAYKQQGKHTAPSNEVFDTSLRLSNPEWGVRDLEAVIEIATLENLRLVGIISMPANNLSVIFEKI from the coding sequence ATGAATATTTCCAACAACTCTCGCCAGTATGCTCCAGCAACAGAACGGAATCAACAACCTATTTTAGAGGTTTTAAAACAGGTACTTCCTCCCACAGGAACAATTTTAGAAATTGCCAGTGGAACAGGACAACACGCTGTATTTTTTGCGCCTCAGTTGCAACCCCGCAAATGGCTACCTTCAGAAGTTAACCCTATTTTGCGAGAAAGTATTTTAGCTTGGCAAACTGATTGTCCTTCGGATAATTTATTCCCCCCTTTAGAATTAGATGTGCAGAAATCAACTTGGTTAGTTGAAGATCCCGATTTAAAATGCTTGGCAGAATTCCCCATTACTGCTATTGTTAATATTAATATGATTCATATTTCCCCTTGGTCGGCTTGCTTGGGATTAATGGCAGGTGCAAATCGAATTTTGCCATCCGGGGGAATTTTATATTTATATGGAGCTTATAAACAACAAGGAAAACACACTGCACCTAGTAACGAAGTCTTTGATACCTCGTTACGGTTATCTAACCCAGAATGGGGAGTGAGAGATTTAGAAGCGGTTATTGAAATAGCAACCTTAGAAAATTTACGGTTAGTAGGAATTATCTCCATGCCCGCTAATAATTTATCGGTGATTTTTGAGAAAATTTAG
- a CDS encoding helix-turn-helix domain-containing protein — translation MELNPVTGFGVTAPTTTEVSPDSLRSLVRQIEAELYCSEVYNIALKSLQKMLGQAASKAEIVIKAVGREAIQLALKQIAKQETAIICTTESPSVNESISVTAISSDYSSPSSVKQSPKKTKFTPPEVQISVVSPLGFIAGYQPQNTTSESSEETSTSSDISSWDNTPQVQSKRQPPTQAEINQKIHQKQKIYLQEIGEELRKARESYHLSLQQMHYFTLVPLHHLEALEQGELERLPEDIYIRGFICRVANALGLEGGKIAASFPCLEFSGQVGQYGSKVDVDSEFYLNSVHLYLGYAAILAGSMGGFAWLSQQSVPDVTLPPDIQNLLEQKSPQSHRQESSTPIPGRQSDQNQIQIGFDFSPPEMMGGAIA, via the coding sequence ATGGAACTAAATCCGGTAACAGGTTTTGGTGTGACAGCACCGACAACAACAGAGGTGTCTCCTGACAGTTTACGCTCTCTGGTGCGTCAAATTGAAGCAGAACTATATTGTAGTGAAGTTTATAATATTGCTTTAAAAAGCTTACAAAAAATGTTAGGACAAGCGGCTAGTAAAGCCGAAATTGTCATTAAAGCGGTGGGACGAGAAGCTATTCAACTCGCTTTAAAACAAATTGCGAAACAAGAAACAGCAATTATCTGTACAACAGAATCTCCTTCGGTGAATGAGTCTATTTCTGTTACAGCCATTTCCTCAGATTATTCCTCCCCATCATCGGTAAAACAAAGTCCCAAAAAAACAAAATTTACTCCTCCCGAAGTTCAGATTTCGGTTGTTTCTCCCCTCGGTTTTATTGCTGGATATCAACCCCAGAATACAACCTCTGAATCCTCAGAAGAAACCTCGACTTCATCTGATATTTCTTCCTGGGATAATACCCCACAAGTCCAATCTAAACGTCAACCTCCGACTCAAGCTGAAATTAATCAGAAAATTCATCAAAAGCAAAAAATTTATTTACAAGAAATTGGGGAAGAATTGCGAAAAGCGAGAGAATCCTATCACCTGAGTTTACAACAAATGCACTATTTTACTTTAGTTCCCCTGCATCATTTAGAAGCTTTGGAACAGGGAGAACTTGAGCGCTTACCAGAAGATATTTATATTCGAGGGTTTATTTGTCGGGTAGCGAATGCTTTAGGATTAGAAGGTGGGAAAATAGCAGCGTCTTTTCCCTGTTTAGAATTTAGCGGACAGGTTGGACAATATGGGTCTAAAGTCGATGTTGATTCAGAATTTTATCTCAATTCAGTGCATTTATATTTAGGTTATGCTGCTATTTTAGCGGGTTCTATGGGGGGTTTTGCTTGGTTATCTCAACAAAGTGTTCCTGATGTAACCCTTCCCCCTGATATTCAGAATTTATTAGAACAAAAATCGCCCCAATCCCATCGACAAGAATCATCAACTCCTATACCAGGAAGGCAATCAGACCAGAATCAGATTCAAATTGGGTTTGATTTTTCTCCTCCTGAAATGATGGGTGGTGCGATCGCTTAG
- a CDS encoding CapA family protein — MNLYLKKRLITFLLTSSFFVLIGGCDRNTTQTKQSEAVAEVTATQPPKPYTKEAELVAVGDIMMHGAQIKSGYDPTTKTYNYDNFFTEVKGILSSGDWVIGNLETTLSGPETGYTGYPLFNAPDPLADAIKKAGFNIISTINNHSLDRGEKGVLKTLDNVKKRGLIPIGTATSAKESAKITIVEKNNISMAILGYSYGTNGIPIPKGKNYLVSLINPQKITQDITKARQAGVDIVTVILHFGVEYQRQPNGEQKALVKQLVNAGADIILGSHPHVVQPYQIIEKTGKSEKPKKAVVIYSMGNFISNQREKYRDLGVICKVKVLKNFPDETTEIKEIKAIPTWVHRYSQGGKYQFRVLPIEQVLKTRKDPLLSPSDYQQLETDLKNMNRHLHSFQ; from the coding sequence ATGAATTTATACTTAAAAAAACGCTTAATTACTTTCCTATTAACGAGCAGCTTTTTTGTTTTGATAGGGGGGTGCGATCGCAATACAACCCAAACAAAACAATCGGAAGCCGTCGCTGAAGTCACGGCTACTCAACCTCCTAAACCCTATACAAAAGAAGCAGAATTAGTAGCTGTGGGTGATATTATGATGCACGGTGCTCAAATTAAATCGGGTTATGACCCGACTACAAAAACCTATAATTATGATAACTTTTTTACCGAAGTTAAAGGAATTTTATCCTCTGGAGATTGGGTTATTGGTAACTTAGAAACAACTTTATCAGGCCCAGAAACGGGGTATACGGGATATCCGTTATTTAACGCTCCAGATCCCTTAGCTGATGCGATTAAAAAAGCTGGGTTTAATATTATTTCTACCATCAATAATCATTCCTTAGATCGAGGCGAAAAAGGAGTTTTAAAAACCTTAGACAATGTGAAAAAACGGGGTTTAATTCCCATCGGCACAGCGACCTCAGCGAAAGAATCAGCCAAAATCACTATCGTTGAAAAAAATAATATTTCTATGGCAATTTTAGGCTATAGCTATGGAACAAATGGTATTCCAATTCCCAAAGGTAAGAATTATTTAGTCTCTTTAATTAATCCTCAAAAAATCACCCAAGATATTACTAAAGCTCGTCAAGCTGGGGTTGATATTGTTACCGTTATTTTACATTTTGGCGTAGAATACCAGCGTCAACCTAATGGTGAACAAAAAGCCTTAGTCAAACAGTTAGTCAATGCAGGTGCTGATATTATTTTAGGGAGTCATCCTCATGTTGTTCAACCTTATCAAATTATTGAAAAAACTGGGAAATCAGAAAAACCGAAAAAAGCAGTTGTTATTTATTCTATGGGAAATTTTATCTCTAATCAACGGGAAAAATATCGAGATTTGGGGGTAATTTGTAAAGTCAAGGTTTTGAAAAATTTTCCTGATGAAACCACTGAAATTAAAGAGATTAAAGCGATACCTACTTGGGTACATCGCTATAGCCAAGGAGGAAAATATCAGTTTCGTGTCCTTCCGATTGAACAGGTGTTAAAAACTCGTAAAGACCCCTTATTATCACCATCAGATTATCAACAGTTGGAAACCGACCTAAAGAATATGAATCGTCATCTGCATTCTTTTCAATAG
- a CDS encoding ABC transporter ATP-binding protein, whose translation MIKTQSIHVTFNRNTALEKQALRDINLIIPEGQFITVIGSNGAGKSTLLNVLTGDILPNAGKVWINNQEVTTWSSSKRAKFVARVFQNPLAGSCANLTVEENLALAYRRGCFRGFRSALNHRLREEFRCRLARLNLGLENRLGDLMGLLSGGQRQAVSLLMSTLAPHQVLLLDEHTAALDPKTANYILQLTREIVSENRLTTLMVTHSMRQALDLGDRTLMLHEGQIIFDISGSERQGLTVTDLLHLFEEQQHESLTDDALLLG comes from the coding sequence ATGATTAAAACCCAATCTATTCATGTTACTTTTAATCGAAATACGGCTTTAGAAAAACAAGCACTCAGGGATATTAATCTAATAATTCCTGAAGGTCAGTTTATTACTGTTATTGGGAGCAATGGGGCTGGTAAATCAACCTTATTGAATGTTTTAACAGGGGATATTCTTCCGAATGCGGGTAAGGTTTGGATTAATAATCAAGAAGTAACCACTTGGTCATCCTCAAAACGAGCAAAATTTGTGGCAAGAGTTTTTCAAAATCCCTTAGCAGGTTCCTGTGCGAATTTAACCGTTGAAGAAAATTTAGCGTTAGCCTATCGTCGGGGATGTTTTAGGGGGTTTCGTTCTGCTTTAAATCATCGCTTACGAGAGGAATTTCGCTGCCGTTTAGCACGGTTAAATTTAGGGTTAGAAAATCGTTTAGGCGATCTTATGGGATTACTATCAGGCGGTCAACGTCAAGCGGTAAGTTTATTAATGTCAACTTTAGCTCCCCATCAAGTTTTACTCCTCGATGAACATACCGCCGCCCTTGATCCAAAAACGGCGAATTATATTCTACAATTAACCCGTGAAATTGTTTCGGAGAACCGATTAACTACATTAATGGTAACTCATAGTATGCGCCAAGCTTTGGATTTAGGCGATCGCACATTAATGTTACACGAAGGTCAAATTATTTTTGATATTTCAGGTTCAGAACGTCAGGGTTTAACCGTTACCGATTTACTGCATTTATTTGAAGAACAGCAACATGAGTCTTTAACAGATGATGCCCTTTTATTGGGATAA